In the genome of Blastopirellula marina, one region contains:
- a CDS encoding FkbM family methyltransferase: MTQSLRTTIRRTIRAIRKYIRRRRPLRGSNLFSDLNSNLPHLVVRTVFDVGANVGDVSRSFVKHYQKCSIYAFEPIPSVYSILCDNVKHLDNVRCFNVALSDTAGRMSMRRQGHDGLYTLEESEVIGEVGDEVQGIQVTTIDEFCSDHDIQEIDYLKIDAGGHDAKVLAGCKQMLSNQAISIIEVEAGMNPDDQIFSTLEEMKLFLESFDYRVFALYEQMHEFKTKSPHLRRVNAVFISRNLIRQHTPE, translated from the coding sequence ATGACGCAATCCCTCCGCACAACAATTCGTCGTACAATCAGAGCAATTCGCAAGTATATTCGGAGACGACGGCCTCTGCGAGGGAGCAACCTTTTCTCTGACTTGAATTCCAACCTTCCGCATCTTGTTGTCCGGACAGTCTTCGATGTTGGGGCAAATGTTGGAGATGTCTCTAGGTCGTTCGTAAAACATTACCAGAAGTGCTCTATCTACGCGTTTGAACCTATACCGTCCGTATATTCCATCCTTTGCGACAACGTCAAACATCTAGACAATGTCCGTTGCTTTAACGTTGCCCTTAGTGATACAGCGGGACGCATGTCTATGCGTCGACAAGGCCATGACGGACTATATACACTAGAGGAATCTGAAGTCATTGGAGAAGTTGGCGATGAAGTTCAAGGAATCCAAGTTACGACAATCGACGAATTCTGTAGTGACCATGACATCCAAGAGATCGATTACCTTAAAATTGATGCTGGCGGTCATGACGCAAAAGTTCTGGCCGGTTGTAAACAGATGCTTTCGAACCAGGCCATTTCTATTATCGAAGTAGAAGCTGGTATGAACCCTGATGATCAGATATTCAGCACGCTAGAAGAAATGAAACTATTCCTAGAGTCCTTTGACTATCGAGTCTTCGCTCTTTACGAACAGATGCATGAGTTCAAGACGAAGTCTCCCCATTTAAGGCGTGTGAACGCGGTTTTTATCTCCCGAAATTTAATTCGTCAGCATACGCCGGAATGA
- a CDS encoding sulfotransferase family protein: MNKASATSHAVERLPDFIIGGAMKSATTTIHSLLSHHPEVFIPKGEVLYFDVDEIAARPDNFSKINNEWLFPEYDSPQMSDWYRSHFAEAKEHQLVGEDSPTYLASEKAPQRIRNTLPDVKLIFTLRDPVERAYSHYWHYVRTGRVFFNFDDTIRYSPGNIIQRGFYRVQLERYLELFDASQIKIIIFESFIRDPAQHLTSICDFLNINHEVLDFTESHFNPGKVPRWLSPQLMINRYLRRYAGRNQIERLPLQFKGVEETLWTKFLRRVHRTINPWSLQKPPKMASNTRRFLTRLYSKENRGLSELVGVDLSKHWNSIE; this comes from the coding sequence ATGAATAAAGCTAGTGCAACCTCGCATGCCGTAGAGCGTTTACCCGATTTCATCATCGGCGGTGCCATGAAGAGCGCAACGACAACCATCCACTCACTCTTGTCACACCATCCAGAAGTATTCATACCGAAGGGAGAGGTGCTTTACTTTGACGTCGATGAAATAGCTGCTCGCCCAGACAATTTCAGCAAAATTAACAATGAGTGGCTTTTTCCCGAATACGATTCGCCTCAAATGTCAGATTGGTATCGATCACATTTCGCAGAAGCTAAAGAACATCAGCTCGTAGGCGAGGATTCCCCAACGTATCTTGCCTCAGAAAAAGCTCCGCAACGCATTCGTAACACGTTACCCGACGTCAAATTAATTTTTACTCTTCGGGATCCAGTTGAAAGAGCGTATTCGCATTATTGGCATTACGTCCGAACAGGGCGTGTTTTTTTCAACTTTGACGATACGATTCGCTATTCGCCCGGAAACATCATTCAACGTGGATTCTATCGTGTTCAGCTAGAACGATACCTTGAATTATTTGATGCCAGCCAAATCAAGATAATAATCTTCGAATCGTTTATTCGCGATCCCGCTCAGCACCTTACGTCTATATGTGATTTTCTAAACATCAATCACGAGGTACTAGACTTTACAGAATCACATTTCAACCCAGGCAAAGTCCCACGATGGCTAAGCCCACAACTTATGATCAATAGATATCTACGACGATACGCAGGTCGCAACCAGATAGAGCGATTACCATTGCAGTTCAAGGGAGTTGAAGAAACGCTTTGGACTAAATTTTTGCGAAGGGTTCACCGAACAATTAACCCGTGGTCCTTGCAAAAACCGCCGAAAATGGCATCGAACACTAGACGTTTCTTGACGCGTTTGTACTCGAAAGAAAATCGTGGACTTTCCGAATTAGTTGGAGTAGACCTATCGAAACATTGGAACAGCATTGAATGA
- a CDS encoding ABC transporter ATP-binding protein: protein MSSSKSSGVSSLLGVLKLYRDLIGRRLYILVVLMPLSAVLESFGIALLLPLLQAMGGESDQSSNASNILGIFEWAGISTEPYILLSIIGIVFATKACIKFASEGLLNFYTAKLMLRLKSRCIAGYSNMDHAAFASRNTGHYINIITTQIQRLAKSFGFTMHMAVHFISSLVFLAAAAAINWKFALVAVLGGLAITFPLQALNAKVRKISRETASEMSLLNKQLVQVIQTLKYLIATNRTERFLELIHSSCHRLFQHQYRTGLAHAFVSSIREPLSVLLVILLVTLQVYFFNQGLAPALVALLLLHRTTQAFMMTMGEYQKSMELSGSAELVHQEISLYTSNQEPRGDEIQPDFQASIEFKDVTFAYDPHEASTLSNITLTIPKNHTIALVGRSGAGKSTLADLVSLLIRPDTGSILIDGQDTRNIDPLTWRRQLGYVCQDTVIFDDTIAANICLDDHLYHHDDRCRERVHEAARQAFAADFINSLPMKYGTVVGDRGVRLSGGQRQRLFIARELYNSPNLLILDEATSALDGEAEMAIRESLELLHHTVTVIVIAHRLATIKHADYIYVLDNGKIAEEGPYEALCGEQESIFRSMLETQSL from the coding sequence TTGTCCAGCAGCAAATCGAGTGGCGTTTCTTCTCTTCTGGGAGTCCTCAAACTCTACCGAGACTTAATCGGTAGGCGACTGTACATCCTCGTCGTTTTAATGCCACTCTCTGCAGTGCTTGAGAGCTTTGGGATAGCCCTACTTCTTCCGCTTCTCCAAGCGATGGGAGGGGAGTCGGATCAAAGCTCAAACGCAAGCAATATTCTTGGCATATTCGAATGGGCCGGAATTTCTACAGAACCGTATATCTTGCTTTCCATCATTGGAATTGTGTTCGCCACTAAGGCATGCATCAAGTTTGCGAGCGAAGGATTATTGAATTTCTATACCGCAAAGCTGATGCTGCGATTGAAATCGAGGTGCATCGCCGGTTACTCGAACATGGACCATGCCGCGTTTGCTAGTCGCAATACGGGACACTACATAAACATCATCACGACACAAATCCAGCGTTTGGCGAAATCGTTTGGATTCACCATGCACATGGCAGTCCATTTTATTTCTTCGCTCGTATTTCTCGCAGCCGCGGCTGCGATCAATTGGAAGTTTGCCCTCGTGGCGGTTTTGGGTGGTCTTGCCATCACATTTCCCTTGCAAGCCCTTAACGCAAAAGTGCGCAAGATTTCACGCGAGACGGCCAGTGAAATGTCTCTGCTCAACAAGCAACTTGTTCAAGTAATACAGACCCTCAAGTACCTTATCGCGACCAACCGAACCGAACGTTTCCTCGAACTCATTCATTCCAGTTGCCATCGATTATTTCAACACCAGTATCGAACTGGACTAGCTCATGCGTTTGTTTCTTCCATACGAGAGCCACTATCGGTCTTATTAGTAATTTTACTAGTAACCCTGCAGGTCTACTTCTTCAATCAGGGCCTTGCCCCTGCCCTCGTTGCCTTGCTACTTCTCCATCGAACGACCCAAGCATTCATGATGACCATGGGAGAGTACCAAAAATCCATGGAACTGAGCGGATCCGCAGAGCTTGTGCACCAGGAAATCTCTTTGTACACGAGCAATCAGGAACCGCGTGGCGATGAGATCCAACCCGATTTTCAAGCGTCCATCGAATTCAAAGACGTTACTTTTGCCTACGATCCGCATGAGGCCAGCACCCTCAGCAACATCACACTGACGATCCCTAAGAATCATACGATTGCTCTGGTGGGAAGATCAGGCGCAGGTAAATCGACCTTGGCTGATCTCGTCTCATTACTGATTCGTCCAGATACCGGATCGATACTCATCGATGGGCAAGACACGAGAAACATTGATCCCCTCACATGGAGACGGCAATTAGGGTACGTCTGTCAGGATACCGTCATCTTCGATGATACCATTGCGGCAAATATCTGCCTTGACGATCATCTTTATCATCACGACGATCGCTGCCGCGAACGTGTTCACGAAGCTGCTCGACAGGCCTTCGCCGCCGACTTCATCAATTCACTTCCGATGAAATACGGCACTGTCGTTGGTGATCGAGGCGTTCGTCTATCGGGCGGACAACGGCAGCGACTCTTCATTGCGCGCGAGCTTTACAACTCACCAAATTTACTGATCCTCGATGAGGCGACAAGCGCTCTCGATGGTGAAGCAGAAATGGCCATTAGAGAAAGCCTAGAACTACTACACCACACGGTCACGGTCATCGTAATCGCCCATCGATTGGCCACAATCAAGCACGCCGACTACATCTACGTGCTGGACAATGGGAAAATTGCTGAAGAAGGCCCATACGAAGCCCTCTGTGGTGAACAAGAATCGATCTTTAGGTCAATGCTTGAGACGCAGAGCCTATGA
- a CDS encoding exosortase/archaeosortase family protein produces the protein MKPQVQTNDDELRSRHLPEAWQLILIGSTVILLVLWSYWQSLAMLSHRWFNEADYSHGFFVPVFSMILLWWRRDLLNVSNSPLSSTIGVILIALAAAMRLTAAYYLYPLVDPISLLPLAAGIALLLGGWPVLNWAWPSILFLGFMVPLPGFISDGLSHELQRIGTVGSVYILQTFGVPAVAQGNVIWLTEGKIGVVEACSGLRMLNVFVAICCGGALLLNRPIWEKLLVLLSALPIGIAANVLRISVTGILFETVGAEWAERVFHDMAGLLMMPLAMLFLGIEMFVLSKLLVEPSEKSVLSMNLDKHTS, from the coding sequence ATGAAACCCCAAGTGCAAACCAACGATGATGAATTGCGCTCGCGTCACCTACCGGAGGCGTGGCAACTAATCTTAATTGGCAGTACCGTGATCCTGCTAGTTTTGTGGTCGTACTGGCAGTCTCTGGCAATGCTGTCGCATCGGTGGTTCAATGAAGCTGACTACTCGCACGGCTTTTTCGTGCCAGTGTTTTCAATGATACTTCTTTGGTGGCGGCGAGATCTTCTCAACGTCAGCAACTCGCCACTGAGTTCCACGATTGGGGTGATTTTGATTGCGTTGGCGGCTGCGATGCGATTGACCGCAGCCTATTACCTTTACCCTCTCGTCGATCCGATTTCATTATTACCGTTGGCCGCTGGGATTGCCTTGCTGTTGGGCGGTTGGCCTGTTCTCAATTGGGCATGGCCGTCAATCTTGTTTCTCGGTTTCATGGTACCTCTGCCTGGATTCATTTCCGATGGCTTAAGCCATGAATTACAACGCATAGGCACGGTTGGAAGTGTCTATATCCTTCAGACATTCGGTGTGCCTGCTGTCGCTCAAGGAAACGTCATTTGGTTGACGGAAGGAAAGATAGGGGTAGTCGAAGCATGTAGTGGGCTGCGAATGCTGAACGTGTTTGTAGCAATTTGTTGCGGCGGAGCGTTGCTTCTCAATCGTCCAATCTGGGAGAAGTTACTGGTGCTGTTGAGCGCCTTGCCAATTGGGATCGCGGCTAACGTCCTGAGGATTTCCGTCACCGGGATCTTGTTTGAAACCGTAGGGGCAGAATGGGCAGAACGAGTTTTTCATGACATGGCGGGCTTGTTAATGATGCCTCTTGCGATGCTCTTTTTGGGTATTGAGATGTTTGTGCTCTCGAAACTTCTTGTGGAGCCTTCGGAGAAGAGCGTTCTGTCTATGAACCTTGATAAGCATACGTCTTAG
- a CDS encoding polysaccharide biosynthesis tyrosine autokinase, producing the protein MSTDQTSLPVERTNREIRFDSPIDLTPGSSNEFPHINDVVEMDDTGGTGISHVFHAVRRRWLPAFSIGVLLAAVAATSVWLLDVPEYTARALLRISSRHGTLLKQNGEANGDFEVYKLTQRQLIRGSFVINAALRDTEVLRLPMVEQEPDPVAWLQSALSVNFPDNAEIMEVRLSGENSKAISKIVNAVVQAYMDEVVDAEAISRTTRLSSLERAYSETENDLRSKRSEFRRLADTLGTGDTASLSLVQQNALQQFAALRSELTKVQLELLRARANVLGMEPREAPVEKDAVVAKKPVVDGDKEAPEASVANSDEESEEIDFELERIMAADEVMVAFKSQIMQLENEILAIEQTAAPKIQNQYVSRLRDKISELEEQVSLRKDQLTKDKEQWSVATHRAELNKARSEVAILEQMEKQLDESVQLFEKEAKQFGRSSIDVEMMRTEIDSLEGILSRLGHEIENTKIELKSDSRVSVLQEAQPPKSKNPRSYAMVGVAGVFGFMLPVAGFVFWDLRSQRINVPSDVSDNLRMNVLGAIPLVPQRVLAQSRKNSKKQQYWKSLIAESIGGIVARLFRQSGANKNRVVMISSALAGEGKTTLAGQIAYALAESGARTVLVDFDLRRPALDISFDIELTPGVTELLSGEVEFDDAIQQTGIGTLDIVAAGDWGHNSLRELTSDRMDSFFKSLRSQYDYVIVDGSPILPVVDARLIGQYVDGVVMAVLRDVSRGAKVQAARDLLSVFGVPFLGVVVVGTTREDVYDYTSRRDRKKRLVHVG; encoded by the coding sequence ATGTCGACAGATCAAACGAGCCTTCCCGTTGAGCGAACAAATCGCGAGATTCGCTTTGATTCTCCAATCGATTTGACGCCAGGTAGCTCTAATGAATTTCCGCACATTAACGATGTGGTGGAAATGGATGATACGGGGGGGACAGGTATCTCCCACGTGTTTCATGCTGTCAGACGACGGTGGCTCCCCGCGTTTAGCATTGGAGTGCTCTTGGCTGCAGTTGCTGCAACCTCGGTGTGGTTGCTGGATGTTCCAGAATATACCGCGAGAGCCCTACTTAGGATATCGTCACGCCATGGGACATTGTTGAAGCAAAATGGTGAGGCCAACGGCGATTTCGAGGTTTATAAACTGACGCAACGGCAATTGATCAGAGGTTCTTTCGTCATCAATGCCGCGTTGCGAGATACTGAAGTCTTACGATTGCCGATGGTCGAGCAGGAGCCTGATCCAGTTGCTTGGTTGCAGTCCGCATTGAGTGTCAACTTTCCTGATAACGCCGAAATCATGGAGGTGAGGTTGTCAGGGGAGAATTCCAAGGCAATTTCAAAGATTGTGAACGCGGTAGTTCAGGCGTACATGGATGAAGTAGTTGATGCAGAAGCTATTTCGCGAACAACCAGGCTTAGCAGTTTGGAGAGGGCCTACTCCGAAACCGAGAATGACCTACGCTCGAAGCGATCGGAGTTCCGCCGACTTGCGGACACGTTAGGGACGGGCGATACCGCATCATTAAGTCTGGTTCAGCAGAATGCCCTCCAACAATTCGCCGCTCTACGCAGCGAGCTCACGAAAGTGCAACTTGAACTGTTAAGAGCGAGAGCAAACGTGCTTGGAATGGAGCCTCGCGAGGCGCCGGTCGAAAAAGATGCGGTTGTCGCAAAGAAGCCCGTTGTAGACGGGGACAAAGAGGCTCCCGAGGCATCAGTAGCTAACTCAGATGAGGAATCGGAAGAAATCGACTTCGAGTTGGAACGCATCATGGCCGCTGACGAAGTCATGGTGGCATTTAAGTCGCAGATCATGCAGCTCGAAAATGAAATCTTAGCCATCGAGCAGACAGCAGCTCCAAAAATTCAGAATCAATACGTCTCACGACTTAGAGACAAGATTTCAGAGCTGGAAGAGCAGGTCAGTCTACGAAAAGATCAACTGACTAAGGATAAAGAGCAATGGAGTGTTGCGACCCATCGAGCAGAACTTAACAAGGCGAGATCCGAAGTCGCAATTCTGGAGCAAATGGAAAAGCAACTGGATGAAAGTGTTCAGCTGTTTGAGAAAGAAGCTAAGCAATTTGGACGCTCTTCTATTGATGTTGAGATGATGCGAACGGAAATCGATTCGCTGGAAGGAATACTTAGTCGACTAGGACACGAAATAGAGAATACAAAGATTGAACTGAAATCAGATTCACGAGTGAGTGTGCTGCAAGAAGCACAGCCACCGAAATCTAAGAATCCGCGTTCTTATGCCATGGTTGGAGTGGCGGGAGTATTCGGTTTCATGCTTCCAGTTGCCGGATTTGTGTTTTGGGATTTACGTAGCCAGCGAATTAATGTGCCTTCGGATGTCTCAGACAATTTGCGAATGAATGTATTGGGAGCAATTCCGTTGGTGCCGCAACGAGTATTGGCACAATCGCGAAAGAACTCCAAGAAGCAGCAATATTGGAAGAGCTTGATTGCCGAGTCGATCGGAGGAATCGTGGCGAGACTGTTTCGACAGTCGGGGGCTAACAAAAATCGAGTAGTCATGATTTCAAGCGCACTAGCGGGCGAGGGCAAAACAACCTTGGCCGGTCAAATCGCCTACGCACTAGCAGAATCAGGTGCTCGAACAGTTCTTGTAGACTTTGATTTGCGACGTCCGGCCTTGGATATTTCATTCGATATTGAACTCACCCCAGGCGTAACAGAACTGCTGTCCGGGGAAGTGGAGTTCGATGACGCCATTCAGCAAACGGGCATTGGCACGCTCGACATAGTTGCAGCGGGTGACTGGGGGCACAATTCGCTGAGGGAACTTACGAGTGACCGAATGGACTCGTTTTTCAAGTCTCTACGTTCTCAGTATGACTACGTGATCGTCGACGGGAGTCCCATCTTACCGGTCGTAGATGCTCGCTTGATTGGTCAGTACGTCGATGGGGTTGTGATGGCCGTTTTACGCGACGTCAGTCGTGGTGCCAAGGTCCAAGCGGCGCGAGACTTGTTGTCAGTATTCGGCGTTCCTTTCTTAGGTGTCGTCGTTGTCGGTACGACTCGGGAAGACGTCTACGATTACACATCCCGACGTGATCGTAAAAAGCGACTGGTTCATGTTGGGTGA
- a CDS encoding glycosyltransferase family 4 protein encodes MVQLLISGIAACLLGLILTRIVREVAPRFGLVDRPDGHRKLHRRATALGGGIAVFLAAISVAAIALFWTGWWENLSLDRQRTLIGLAGGALLIVVVGALDDRFGIRGRQKLLAQFIIALLLVWCGVSIQNIQVFSFRLELGPLSVLVTVLWLLGAINAINLLDGIDGLASTVGIILSMAIAAMALVCGHMEIALIAIVFAGALLGFLRYNFPPATIFLGDAGSMLIGLIVGTLAIESSLKGPGTVLLAAPIAVCTIPFLDSFAAILRRKLTGRSIYATDRAHLHHRLMERWNCNRRTLAFVALCCLTTSLAGLGSVLLGNDFIAVITCAALLAILVTFRLFGHVELALAAHQCSAIGSSLATPFWKTSKRSRHGSVRLQGNRKWEIIWESLVEWGEKMQVSEIKLDLNLPLAHEGYFASWKNSRQLDKDRVWRLTLPLVLSGNLIGCLTIVAERTEQSATQELESLYCVLEPFELSLAEIVRDLEKSNEEKPKPKARLAEELPTGLVVSDHVT; translated from the coding sequence ATGGTCCAGCTACTTATTTCAGGGATTGCTGCCTGCCTTCTAGGGCTGATATTGACCCGAATCGTAAGGGAAGTTGCGCCTCGATTTGGCTTAGTGGATCGGCCTGATGGGCACCGAAAATTGCATCGTCGCGCGACGGCACTGGGGGGAGGGATAGCAGTATTCCTCGCTGCTATTTCAGTTGCCGCAATTGCCTTATTCTGGACAGGTTGGTGGGAGAATCTCTCCTTGGATCGACAACGCACGCTTATCGGGCTTGCGGGCGGGGCACTTCTCATCGTCGTGGTTGGTGCCCTAGATGATCGGTTTGGAATTCGAGGAAGACAGAAATTATTAGCTCAGTTCATCATTGCTCTCTTGCTGGTTTGGTGCGGTGTAAGCATTCAAAATATCCAAGTGTTCTCATTTCGTCTGGAATTGGGTCCTCTGAGTGTGCTCGTCACAGTTTTGTGGTTGCTTGGAGCGATTAATGCTATCAATCTCCTGGATGGAATCGATGGTTTGGCCTCAACGGTCGGAATCATACTGTCGATGGCCATTGCCGCGATGGCACTCGTGTGTGGTCATATGGAGATCGCGCTGATTGCAATTGTCTTCGCCGGTGCCCTATTAGGATTTCTGCGTTACAACTTCCCGCCAGCGACGATTTTTCTTGGTGACGCTGGAAGTATGTTAATTGGGTTGATTGTCGGAACTCTCGCAATTGAATCGTCATTAAAAGGACCAGGTACGGTTCTTCTTGCAGCTCCGATCGCGGTATGCACGATACCTTTTCTCGACTCTTTTGCGGCGATTCTTAGAAGGAAACTAACGGGGCGTAGTATTTATGCAACGGACCGGGCTCATCTTCACCATCGCCTTATGGAACGGTGGAACTGTAATCGTAGAACGCTGGCATTTGTTGCTTTGTGTTGTCTGACCACTTCTTTGGCGGGGCTGGGAAGTGTTTTACTGGGAAATGACTTTATTGCTGTCATAACGTGTGCCGCTTTGCTGGCCATTCTGGTGACGTTTAGATTGTTTGGGCATGTCGAGTTGGCTTTGGCAGCCCATCAATGTAGTGCCATTGGAAGTTCCTTGGCCACACCCTTTTGGAAGACGTCAAAGCGATCTCGCCATGGCTCGGTTCGACTGCAAGGAAATCGGAAGTGGGAGATTATCTGGGAAAGTCTTGTCGAGTGGGGAGAGAAAATGCAGGTTAGTGAGATCAAACTCGATCTAAACTTACCGCTTGCTCACGAGGGCTACTTTGCTTCTTGGAAAAACTCGCGTCAGCTGGATAAGGATCGAGTTTGGAGGCTCACTTTGCCCCTCGTACTTTCGGGAAACTTAATCGGCTGTCTCACGATTGTCGCAGAGAGAACCGAGCAGTCTGCTACGCAGGAATTGGAGTCTCTCTATTGTGTGCTAGAACCGTTCGAATTGAGTCTTGCTGAAATCGTTCGAGACTTAGAAAAGTCGAATGAAGAGAAGCCGAAGCCGAAAGCAAGGTTAGCTGAAGAATTGCCTACGGGGTTGGTCGTTTCGGATCATGTTACTTAA
- a CDS encoding exosortase C-terminal domain/associated protein EpsI: MIGRLIFLIVLVVGTQLMVQWIEAGKLQQMPSEVIVNAAELPMQLDEWNGEEIDLDKRTFVSIGADSATNRLYHNDKGDWVSVHVAVWTEQSSWTPHHPEICYPSSGWEINSTDTISLETGNTIDAQLMTCHRRGEDAVTLFWYQTGELVYVDRDGGREAHIQLRNRGIRPPLIKILLQMSGTESDVASIPLSDIGKKIGDWAKNASSSD; the protein is encoded by the coding sequence ATGATAGGCAGACTTATATTCTTAATTGTTCTCGTTGTGGGAACTCAATTGATGGTGCAATGGATCGAGGCGGGAAAGCTCCAGCAGATGCCGTCAGAGGTCATTGTGAATGCGGCTGAGCTTCCAATGCAATTGGACGAATGGAATGGGGAAGAAATTGATTTAGACAAACGTACGTTCGTAAGCATCGGTGCTGACTCGGCAACCAATCGTCTTTATCACAATGATAAAGGTGACTGGGTTTCCGTTCACGTAGCCGTATGGACGGAGCAATCGAGTTGGACTCCTCATCATCCCGAAATCTGCTATCCGAGTAGCGGTTGGGAAATTAACAGTACCGACACTATTTCCCTGGAGACTGGCAACACAATTGATGCACAGCTGATGACGTGTCATCGAAGAGGTGAAGATGCGGTGACATTGTTTTGGTACCAGACGGGCGAACTTGTGTATGTAGATCGCGACGGCGGTCGCGAAGCACACATTCAACTTCGCAATAGAGGGATTCGACCACCGCTCATCAAGATATTGTTGCAGATGTCAGGCACCGAATCGGACGTGGCGAGTATACCGCTTTCAGATATTGGCAAGAAGATTGGCGATTGGGCAAAAAACGCGTCGTCTTCGGATTAA
- a CDS encoding putative capsular polysaccharide synthesis family protein has product MEKANLDKLSAGTSHHDPTQWVNQEILEPFNVDVFSQEFEPRKGALIMSTPRVSLICVQMEDLGRTETDSSLSQFVESSQLLTFSHENASANKPVAFEYREFVKGFRIPDDLCQKIYETRYVRHF; this is encoded by the coding sequence ATGGAAAAAGCAAACCTGGATAAACTCTCTGCCGGAACTTCACATCACGATCCAACACAATGGGTCAATCAAGAGATTCTTGAGCCATTCAATGTTGATGTGTTTTCGCAGGAATTTGAGCCTCGTAAAGGGGCATTGATCATGTCTACTCCGAGGGTCTCTCTAATTTGTGTGCAAATGGAGGATCTCGGACGAACGGAAACCGACTCATCGCTGTCGCAATTTGTGGAGTCGAGTCAGTTACTTACGTTTTCTCATGAAAACGCTAGTGCCAACAAACCCGTCGCATTCGAATATAGAGAGTTCGTTAAGGGATTTCGCATTCCAGATGATCTGTGTCAAAAGATATACGAGACACGATATGTGAGGCATTTCTAA
- a CDS encoding glycosyltransferase family 2 protein, with the protein MSEEATGCFVVVVAYHGERWIASCLDTLAESVRHSDRLCLVDNSGNGESIPDEYPACPYLILNTPRPLGFAEANNYALRHGGIDEEAICFLNQDTISVPGWVEACLDCLRADSSIGAIAPLLRNYDDNGWDPNFLACSKASQELSGSLGDGEFLRDFYELPNVTAAALIVRTEVLQEVGPFDPVYGSYYEDYDLCLRIRRAGYRVGVCGNASVRHFSGSSTTTPAAERKRMRQVLRNRAIYNFREMGSRRLSAIASYFGATVPRNLLRGLLRTPSSQPVGVQVSAIADLVRDLPRFASERADSLAWRSYLDELGWPSNDRVAHSGSLERPDSKVDC; encoded by the coding sequence ATGTCTGAAGAAGCAACTGGGTGCTTCGTTGTCGTCGTTGCTTACCATGGAGAGCGGTGGATCGCATCTTGTCTCGACACTCTAGCGGAATCGGTGCGACATTCAGATCGACTTTGCCTTGTAGATAACTCAGGGAATGGAGAGTCAATTCCGGATGAGTATCCCGCTTGTCCTTATCTCATCTTGAACACGCCCAGGCCATTAGGTTTTGCTGAAGCAAATAATTACGCATTGCGGCATGGAGGAATTGACGAGGAGGCCATCTGCTTTTTGAATCAGGACACGATTAGTGTTCCGGGATGGGTCGAGGCATGCTTGGATTGCCTTAGGGCAGATTCTTCAATTGGCGCTATCGCTCCCCTTTTGCGCAATTATGATGACAATGGTTGGGATCCGAATTTTCTTGCTTGCTCGAAAGCATCGCAAGAGCTTTCCGGTTCTCTCGGGGACGGCGAGTTCCTACGAGATTTCTATGAATTACCGAATGTCACTGCGGCTGCATTGATCGTAAGGACCGAGGTTCTTCAAGAAGTCGGACCGTTTGACCCTGTGTATGGTAGCTACTACGAGGATTACGATTTGTGCTTGCGAATCCGTCGAGCTGGATATCGTGTTGGGGTCTGCGGGAATGCATCCGTGCGTCACTTCTCTGGTTCCAGCACGACAACGCCAGCTGCCGAACGAAAACGTATGCGGCAAGTGTTACGAAATCGAGCTATTTACAATTTTCGAGAAATGGGATCTCGCCGACTGAGCGCGATCGCGAGTTACTTTGGAGCGACAGTTCCTCGAAACCTTCTTCGTGGCTTGTTAAGAACACCATCTTCGCAGCCAGTTGGCGTTCAGGTATCTGCGATTGCCGATTTGGTTCGTGATCTTCCCAGATTTGCTTCTGAGCGTGCGGACTCGTTGGCCTGGCGTTCTTATTTGGATGAACTTGGATGGCCGAGCAATGATCGTGTGGCACACTCCGGCAGCTTGGAACGCCCTGATTCGAAGGTAGATTGCTGA